A stretch of Microbacterium caowuchunii DNA encodes these proteins:
- the purM gene encoding phosphoribosylformylglycinamidine cyclo-ligase — MAAPSHDPYAAAGVDTAAGDLAVELMKSAVRRTHGPEVLGGVGGFAGLFDASALLGYRRPLLASSTDGVGTKVAIAQAIDKHDTIGQDLVGMVVDDIVVVGAKPLFMTDYIACGKVYPERIAAIVKGIADGCAATGTALVGGETAEHPGLLGPADYDVAGAATGVVEADRMLGAERVRPGDAVIAISSSGLHSNGYSLVRHIVAGAGIQYGDFAVDFGATWGEVLLEPTRLYTTPILALIDALGDGVHSLSHVTGGGIAANLARVLPRDAWVEVDRSTWSPPPVFQVLADLGGLDLMATEGTWNLGIGFLAVVASDRTDAVASVMREHGIDAWQVGVVGSGTAPAGDFEQGAKGVDGGAVRLVGTYATRGAK, encoded by the coding sequence GTGGCCGCACCCTCCCACGACCCCTACGCCGCAGCAGGTGTCGACACCGCTGCCGGCGATCTGGCCGTCGAGCTGATGAAGTCCGCCGTCCGACGCACCCATGGACCCGAGGTCCTGGGCGGAGTGGGCGGCTTCGCCGGTCTCTTCGACGCGAGCGCCCTCCTCGGCTACCGCCGGCCGCTGCTCGCGAGCAGTACCGACGGTGTCGGCACGAAGGTCGCCATCGCGCAGGCCATCGACAAGCACGACACGATCGGGCAGGACCTCGTCGGCATGGTCGTGGACGACATCGTCGTGGTCGGGGCGAAGCCGCTGTTCATGACGGACTACATCGCGTGCGGCAAGGTCTACCCCGAGCGCATCGCAGCGATCGTGAAGGGCATCGCGGACGGGTGCGCGGCGACGGGCACCGCCCTGGTCGGCGGCGAGACCGCCGAGCATCCGGGTCTTCTCGGACCGGCCGACTACGACGTCGCGGGAGCGGCGACGGGTGTCGTCGAGGCGGACCGGATGCTGGGCGCCGAGCGCGTCCGTCCCGGTGACGCGGTCATCGCGATCTCCTCGAGCGGCCTGCATTCCAACGGCTACTCGCTCGTGCGCCACATCGTCGCCGGCGCCGGTATCCAGTACGGCGACTTCGCCGTGGACTTCGGCGCGACCTGGGGCGAGGTGCTCCTCGAGCCCACCCGCCTCTACACGACCCCGATCCTCGCGCTCATCGACGCGCTGGGCGACGGGGTGCACTCCCTCAGCCATGTCACCGGCGGGGGCATCGCCGCCAACCTGGCGCGCGTCCTCCCGCGGGACGCATGGGTGGAGGTGGACCGCTCCACCTGGTCACCGCCACCGGTCTTCCAGGTGCTCGCCGACCTCGGCGGACTGGATCTGATGGCCACCGAGGGCACGTGGAACCTGGGGATCGGTTTCCTGGCCGTCGTCGCTTCGGACCGGACGGATGCGGTCGCTTCCGTCATGCGCGAGCACGGGATCGACGCCTGGCAGGTCGGCGTCGTCGGCTCCGGCACCGCGCCCGCGGGGGACTTCGAGCAGGGTGCCAAGGGCGTCGACGGCGGTGCCGTGCGGCTGGTCGGCACGTACGCCACACGAGGAGCGAAGTAA